A genomic stretch from Suncus etruscus isolate mSunEtr1 chromosome 17, mSunEtr1.pri.cur, whole genome shotgun sequence includes:
- the ARVCF gene encoding splicing regulator ARVCF isoform X1, with translation MEDCNVHSAASILASVKEQEARFERLTRALEQERRNVALQLERAQQPGMGSGGLGSGQPLPMAWQQLVLQEQSPGSEASLATMPEAPEVLEETVTVEEDPGTPTSHVSIVTSEDGTTRRTETKVTKTVKTVTTRTVRQLPVGPDGLPLLDSGPPLGPFPDGPLDRHFLLRGGVPAATLSRAYISSGGGFPDGPEPREVPSYGSLSRGLGTRPQRGGPLGPGPGDGCFTLPGRREPFPSGPEPVTPAGRSQPERFQAEPYGLEDDTRSLAAEDEGGPELESDYGTAPRRRPDCGRGLRARAYEDVADEGGELMEERPPFPAVTAPLAQPERGSLGSLDRMVRRSPSVDSARKEPRWRDPELPEVLAMLRHPVDPVKANAAAYLQHLCFENEGIKRRVRQLRGLPLLVALLDHPRAEVRRRACGALRNLSFGRDTDNKAAIRDCGGVPALVRLLRAARDSEVRELVTGTLWNLSSYEPLKMVIIDHGLQTLTHEVIVPHSGWEREPNEDSKPRDAEWTTVFKNTSGCLRNVSSDGAEARRRLRECEGLVDALLHALQSAVGRKDTDNKSVENCVCIMRNLSYHVHKEVPGADRYQESEPGPPGGTVGSHRRRREDAGCFGGKKVKEEWFHQGKKDGEMDRNFDTLDLPKRTEAAKGFELLYQPEVVRLYLSLLTESRNFNTLEAAAGALQNLSAGNWMWATYIRATVRKERGLPVLVELLQSETDKVVRAVAIALRNLSLDRRNKDLIGSYAMTELVRNVRNAQAPARPGVRLEEDTVVAVLNTIHEIVSDSLDNARSLLQARGVPALVALGGASQSVREAKAASHVLQTVWSYKELRGALQRDGWTKARFQSTAANNKGPKGMSSPGGFDDSTLPLVDKSLDGEKPGSRDAIPMEALGPDGYSTVDRRERKARGNELVGAASEKEPLKLEPSRKAPPPGPNRPSVRLVDAVGDAKPHPVDSWV, from the exons GAGCAGAGCCCAGGCAGTGAGGCCTCGCTGGCCACGATGCCAGAGGCTCCCGAGGTGCTGGAGGAGACGGTGACAGTAGAGGAGGACCCCGGCACCCCCACGTCTCATGTGTCCATCGTCACTTCAGAAGATGGTACTACCCGGCGTACTGAGACGAAG GTCACTAAGACCGTGAAGACGGTGACCACGCGAACAGTACGCCAGCTGCCCGTGGGCCCAGATGGCCTCCCCCTGCTGGACAGCGGACCCCCACTCGGCCCTTTCCCTGATGGCCCCCTGGACCGACACTTCCTGCTGCGTGGGGGTGTCCCAGCAGCCACGCTCTCCCGCGCCTACATCAGCAGTGGGGGCGGCTTCCCTGATGGGCCCGAGCCCCGTGAAGTGCCCAGCTACGGCAGCCTGTCCCGGGGCCTGGGCACTCGGCCCCAGCGTGGTGGTCCCCTAGGCCCAGGCCCCGGTGATGGCTGCTTCACGCTACCCGGCCGCCGTGAGCCCTTCCCTTCGGGTCCTGAGCCCGTGACTCCGGCCGGCCGCTCCCAGCCCGAGCGCTTCCAGGCGGAGCCCTACGGCCTGGAGGACGATACACGTAGCTTGGCTGCGGAGGACGAGGGGGGCCCGGAGCTGGAGTCTGACTATGGCACGGCCCCCAGGAGGCGGCCTGATTGTGGGCGGGGCCTTCGTGCCAG GGCCTACGAGGATGTGGCGGATGAAGGTGGCGAACTGATGGAGGAGCGGCCCCCTTTCCCAGCCGTGACAGCACCCCTGGCCCAGCCAGAGAGGGGCAGCCTGGGCAGCCTAGACCGCATGGTACGGCGCTCGCCTTCGGTTGACAGTGCCCGCAAGGAGCCGCGATGGCGGGATCCTGAGCTGCCCGAGGTCCTTGCCATGCTGCGGCACCCTGTGGACCCCGTAAAGGCCAATGCAGCTGCCTACTTGCAGCACCTGTGCTTTGAAAACGAGGGCATCAAGCGGCGTGTGCGGCAGCTGCGGGGGCTGCCGTTGCTCGTGGCCCTCCTGGACCACCCGCGGGCCGAGGTGCGGCGCCGGGCGTGCGGGGCACTGCGGAACCTTTCCTTCGGCCGGGACACGGACAACAAAGCGGCCATCCGGGACTGCGGGGGTGTTCCTGCCCTGGTGCGCCTGCTGCGGGCCGCCCGGGACAGCGAGGTTCGGGAGCTTGTCACAG GCACCCTCTGGAACCTATCATCCTATGAACCCCTGAAGATGGTCATCATTGATCATGGCCTGCAGACTTTGACCCATGAGGTCATCGTGCCCCACTCGGGCTGGGAGCGCGAGCCCAACGAGGACTCGAAGCCGCGGGATGCTGAGTGGACTACTGTCTTTAAGAACACATCCGGCTGCTTGAG GAATGTGAGCTCTGATGGTGCAGAGGCCCGGCGGCGACTCCGGGAGTGCGAAGGCTTGGTGGATGCGCTGCTGCATGCCCTGCAGTCTGCTGTGGGCAGGAAGGACACGGACAATAAG TCGGTGGAGAATTGCGTGTGCATCATGCGGAACCTGTCCTACCACGTGCACAAGGAGGTGCCGGGGGCTGACAGGTACCAGGAGTCGGAACCCGGGCCCCCAGGGGGCACTGTGGGCTCCCATCGCCGGAGGCGGGAAGATGCTGGCTGCTTTGGTGGCAAGAAGGTCAAAG AGGAGTGGTTCCACCAAG GAAAGAAGGATGGTGAGATGGACCGGAACTTCGACACGTTGGATTTGCCCAAGCGAACCGAGGCCGCCAAAG GCTTTGAGCTGCTGTACCAGCCTGAGGTGGTACgtctctacctctctctcctcACCGAGAGCCGAAACTTCAACACTTTGGAGGCTGCGGCGGGAGCCCTACAGAACCTCAGTGCTGGCAACTGGATG TGGGCCACGTACATTCGCGCCACTGTGCGCAAAGAGCGTGGCCTACCTGTGCTGGTGGAATTGCTGCAGTCAGAAACTGACAAGGTGGTCCGCGCCGTGGCCATCGCCCTGCGCAACCTCTCCCTGGACCGTCGCAATAAAGACCTCATTG GAAGCTACGCAATGACAGAGCTGGTACGAAATGTGCGGAATGCACAAGCCCCAGCACGGCCCGGGGTCCGCCTTGAGGAGGACACGGTCGTCGCGGTGCTGAATACCATCCATGAGATTGTGTCAGACAGCCTGGACAACGCGCGCTCGCTCCTGCAGGCCCGTGGTGTCCCTGCGCTAGTGGCCCTGGGTGGTGCCAG TCAATCTGTGCGGGAGGCCAAGGCCGCATCCCACGTGTTGCAAACTGTGTGGAGTTACAAGGAGCTTCGAGGTGCCCTGCAAAGGGACGGCTGGACCAAGGCACGCTTCCAG tCCACTGCTGCTAACAACAAGGGACCCAAGGGAATGTCGAGTCCAGGAGGTTTTGATGATAGCACGCTGCCTCTGGTGGACAAGAGCCTTG ATGGTGAGAAGCCTGGGAGCCGGGACGCCATCCCCATGGAGGCCCTTGGCCCTG ACGGTTATTCCACAGTGGACCGGCGGGAGCGGAAAGCCCGAGGCAATGAACTTGTGGGGGCAGCTTCTGAGAAGGAGCCCCTGAAA CTGGAGCCCAGCAGGAAGGCCCCTCCTCCTGGGCCCAACAGGCCCTCGGTCCGGCTGGTGGACGCCGTGGGGGACGCCAAGCCTCATCCTGTTGACTCCTGGGTCTAG
- the ARVCF gene encoding splicing regulator ARVCF isoform X3, translating into MPAELRQEQSPGSEASLATMPEAPEVLEETVTVEEDPGTPTSHVSIVTSEDGTTRRTETKVTKTVKTVTTRTVRQLPVGPDGLPLLDSGPPLGPFPDGPLDRHFLLRGGVPAATLSRAYISSGGGFPDGPEPREVPSYGSLSRGLGTRPQRGGPLGPGPGDGCFTLPGRREPFPSGPEPVTPAGRSQPERFQAEPYGLEDDTRSLAAEDEGGPELESDYGTAPRRRPDCGRGLRARAYEDVADEGGELMEERPPFPAVTAPLAQPERGSLGSLDRMVRRSPSVDSARKEPRWRDPELPEVLAMLRHPVDPVKANAAAYLQHLCFENEGIKRRVRQLRGLPLLVALLDHPRAEVRRRACGALRNLSFGRDTDNKAAIRDCGGVPALVRLLRAARDSEVRELVTGTLWNLSSYEPLKMVIIDHGLQTLTHEVIVPHSGWEREPNEDSKPRDAEWTTVFKNTSGCLRNVSSDGAEARRRLRECEGLVDALLHALQSAVGRKDTDNKSVENCVCIMRNLSYHVHKEVPGADRYQESEPGPPGGTVGSHRRRREDAGCFGGKKVKEEWFHQGKKDGEMDRNFDTLDLPKRTEAAKGFELLYQPEVVRLYLSLLTESRNFNTLEAAAGALQNLSAGNWMWATYIRATVRKERGLPVLVELLQSETDKVVRAVAIALRNLSLDRRNKDLIGSYAMTELVRNVRNAQAPARPGVRLEEDTVVAVLNTIHEIVSDSLDNARSLLQARGVPALVALGGASQSVREAKAASHVLQTVWSYKELRGALQRDGWTKARFQSTAANNKGPKGMSSPGGFDDSTLPLVDKSLDGEKPGSRDAIPMEALGPDGYSTVDRRERKARGNELVGAASEKEPLKLEPSRKAPPPGPNRPSVRLVDAVGDAKPHPVDSWV; encoded by the exons GAGCAGAGCCCAGGCAGTGAGGCCTCGCTGGCCACGATGCCAGAGGCTCCCGAGGTGCTGGAGGAGACGGTGACAGTAGAGGAGGACCCCGGCACCCCCACGTCTCATGTGTCCATCGTCACTTCAGAAGATGGTACTACCCGGCGTACTGAGACGAAG GTCACTAAGACCGTGAAGACGGTGACCACGCGAACAGTACGCCAGCTGCCCGTGGGCCCAGATGGCCTCCCCCTGCTGGACAGCGGACCCCCACTCGGCCCTTTCCCTGATGGCCCCCTGGACCGACACTTCCTGCTGCGTGGGGGTGTCCCAGCAGCCACGCTCTCCCGCGCCTACATCAGCAGTGGGGGCGGCTTCCCTGATGGGCCCGAGCCCCGTGAAGTGCCCAGCTACGGCAGCCTGTCCCGGGGCCTGGGCACTCGGCCCCAGCGTGGTGGTCCCCTAGGCCCAGGCCCCGGTGATGGCTGCTTCACGCTACCCGGCCGCCGTGAGCCCTTCCCTTCGGGTCCTGAGCCCGTGACTCCGGCCGGCCGCTCCCAGCCCGAGCGCTTCCAGGCGGAGCCCTACGGCCTGGAGGACGATACACGTAGCTTGGCTGCGGAGGACGAGGGGGGCCCGGAGCTGGAGTCTGACTATGGCACGGCCCCCAGGAGGCGGCCTGATTGTGGGCGGGGCCTTCGTGCCAG GGCCTACGAGGATGTGGCGGATGAAGGTGGCGAACTGATGGAGGAGCGGCCCCCTTTCCCAGCCGTGACAGCACCCCTGGCCCAGCCAGAGAGGGGCAGCCTGGGCAGCCTAGACCGCATGGTACGGCGCTCGCCTTCGGTTGACAGTGCCCGCAAGGAGCCGCGATGGCGGGATCCTGAGCTGCCCGAGGTCCTTGCCATGCTGCGGCACCCTGTGGACCCCGTAAAGGCCAATGCAGCTGCCTACTTGCAGCACCTGTGCTTTGAAAACGAGGGCATCAAGCGGCGTGTGCGGCAGCTGCGGGGGCTGCCGTTGCTCGTGGCCCTCCTGGACCACCCGCGGGCCGAGGTGCGGCGCCGGGCGTGCGGGGCACTGCGGAACCTTTCCTTCGGCCGGGACACGGACAACAAAGCGGCCATCCGGGACTGCGGGGGTGTTCCTGCCCTGGTGCGCCTGCTGCGGGCCGCCCGGGACAGCGAGGTTCGGGAGCTTGTCACAG GCACCCTCTGGAACCTATCATCCTATGAACCCCTGAAGATGGTCATCATTGATCATGGCCTGCAGACTTTGACCCATGAGGTCATCGTGCCCCACTCGGGCTGGGAGCGCGAGCCCAACGAGGACTCGAAGCCGCGGGATGCTGAGTGGACTACTGTCTTTAAGAACACATCCGGCTGCTTGAG GAATGTGAGCTCTGATGGTGCAGAGGCCCGGCGGCGACTCCGGGAGTGCGAAGGCTTGGTGGATGCGCTGCTGCATGCCCTGCAGTCTGCTGTGGGCAGGAAGGACACGGACAATAAG TCGGTGGAGAATTGCGTGTGCATCATGCGGAACCTGTCCTACCACGTGCACAAGGAGGTGCCGGGGGCTGACAGGTACCAGGAGTCGGAACCCGGGCCCCCAGGGGGCACTGTGGGCTCCCATCGCCGGAGGCGGGAAGATGCTGGCTGCTTTGGTGGCAAGAAGGTCAAAG AGGAGTGGTTCCACCAAG GAAAGAAGGATGGTGAGATGGACCGGAACTTCGACACGTTGGATTTGCCCAAGCGAACCGAGGCCGCCAAAG GCTTTGAGCTGCTGTACCAGCCTGAGGTGGTACgtctctacctctctctcctcACCGAGAGCCGAAACTTCAACACTTTGGAGGCTGCGGCGGGAGCCCTACAGAACCTCAGTGCTGGCAACTGGATG TGGGCCACGTACATTCGCGCCACTGTGCGCAAAGAGCGTGGCCTACCTGTGCTGGTGGAATTGCTGCAGTCAGAAACTGACAAGGTGGTCCGCGCCGTGGCCATCGCCCTGCGCAACCTCTCCCTGGACCGTCGCAATAAAGACCTCATTG GAAGCTACGCAATGACAGAGCTGGTACGAAATGTGCGGAATGCACAAGCCCCAGCACGGCCCGGGGTCCGCCTTGAGGAGGACACGGTCGTCGCGGTGCTGAATACCATCCATGAGATTGTGTCAGACAGCCTGGACAACGCGCGCTCGCTCCTGCAGGCCCGTGGTGTCCCTGCGCTAGTGGCCCTGGGTGGTGCCAG TCAATCTGTGCGGGAGGCCAAGGCCGCATCCCACGTGTTGCAAACTGTGTGGAGTTACAAGGAGCTTCGAGGTGCCCTGCAAAGGGACGGCTGGACCAAGGCACGCTTCCAG tCCACTGCTGCTAACAACAAGGGACCCAAGGGAATGTCGAGTCCAGGAGGTTTTGATGATAGCACGCTGCCTCTGGTGGACAAGAGCCTTG ATGGTGAGAAGCCTGGGAGCCGGGACGCCATCCCCATGGAGGCCCTTGGCCCTG ACGGTTATTCCACAGTGGACCGGCGGGAGCGGAAAGCCCGAGGCAATGAACTTGTGGGGGCAGCTTCTGAGAAGGAGCCCCTGAAA CTGGAGCCCAGCAGGAAGGCCCCTCCTCCTGGGCCCAACAGGCCCTCGGTCCGGCTGGTGGACGCCGTGGGGGACGCCAAGCCTCATCCTGTTGACTCCTGGGTCTAG
- the ARVCF gene encoding splicing regulator ARVCF isoform X4 gives MPAELRQEQSPGSEASLATMPEAPEVLEETVTVEEDPGTPTSHVSIVTSEDGTTRRTETKVTKTVKTVTTRTVRQLPVGPDGLPLLDSGPPLGPFPDGPLDRHFLLRGGVPAATLSRAYISSGGGFPDGPEPREVPSYGSLSRGLGTRPQRGGPLGPGPGDGCFTLPGRREPFPSGPEPVTPAGRSQPERFQAEPYGLEDDTRSLAAEDEGGPELESDYGTAPRRRPDCGRGLRARAYEDVADEGGELMEERPPFPAVTAPLAQPERGSLGSLDRMVRRSPSVDSARKEPRWRDPELPEVLAMLRHPVDPVKANAAAYLQHLCFENEGIKRRVRQLRGLPLLVALLDHPRAEVRRRACGALRNLSFGRDTDNKAAIRDCGGVPALVRLLRAARDSEVRELVTGTLWNLSSYEPLKMVIIDHGLQTLTHEVIVPHSGWEREPNEDSKPRDAEWTTVFKNTSGCLRNVSSDGAEARRRLRECEGLVDALLHALQSAVGRKDTDNKSVENCVCIMRNLSYHVHKEVPGADRYQESEPGPPGGTVGSHRRRREDAGCFGGKKVKGKKDGEMDRNFDTLDLPKRTEAAKGFELLYQPEVVRLYLSLLTESRNFNTLEAAAGALQNLSAGNWMWATYIRATVRKERGLPVLVELLQSETDKVVRAVAIALRNLSLDRRNKDLIGSYAMTELVRNVRNAQAPARPGVRLEEDTVVAVLNTIHEIVSDSLDNARSLLQARGVPALVALGGASQSVREAKAASHVLQTVWSYKELRGALQRDGWTKARFQSTAANNKGPKGMSSPGGFDDSTLPLVDKSLDGEKPGSRDAIPMEALGPDGYSTVDRRERKARGNELVGAASEKEPLKLEPSRKAPPPGPNRPSVRLVDAVGDAKPHPVDSWV, from the exons GAGCAGAGCCCAGGCAGTGAGGCCTCGCTGGCCACGATGCCAGAGGCTCCCGAGGTGCTGGAGGAGACGGTGACAGTAGAGGAGGACCCCGGCACCCCCACGTCTCATGTGTCCATCGTCACTTCAGAAGATGGTACTACCCGGCGTACTGAGACGAAG GTCACTAAGACCGTGAAGACGGTGACCACGCGAACAGTACGCCAGCTGCCCGTGGGCCCAGATGGCCTCCCCCTGCTGGACAGCGGACCCCCACTCGGCCCTTTCCCTGATGGCCCCCTGGACCGACACTTCCTGCTGCGTGGGGGTGTCCCAGCAGCCACGCTCTCCCGCGCCTACATCAGCAGTGGGGGCGGCTTCCCTGATGGGCCCGAGCCCCGTGAAGTGCCCAGCTACGGCAGCCTGTCCCGGGGCCTGGGCACTCGGCCCCAGCGTGGTGGTCCCCTAGGCCCAGGCCCCGGTGATGGCTGCTTCACGCTACCCGGCCGCCGTGAGCCCTTCCCTTCGGGTCCTGAGCCCGTGACTCCGGCCGGCCGCTCCCAGCCCGAGCGCTTCCAGGCGGAGCCCTACGGCCTGGAGGACGATACACGTAGCTTGGCTGCGGAGGACGAGGGGGGCCCGGAGCTGGAGTCTGACTATGGCACGGCCCCCAGGAGGCGGCCTGATTGTGGGCGGGGCCTTCGTGCCAG GGCCTACGAGGATGTGGCGGATGAAGGTGGCGAACTGATGGAGGAGCGGCCCCCTTTCCCAGCCGTGACAGCACCCCTGGCCCAGCCAGAGAGGGGCAGCCTGGGCAGCCTAGACCGCATGGTACGGCGCTCGCCTTCGGTTGACAGTGCCCGCAAGGAGCCGCGATGGCGGGATCCTGAGCTGCCCGAGGTCCTTGCCATGCTGCGGCACCCTGTGGACCCCGTAAAGGCCAATGCAGCTGCCTACTTGCAGCACCTGTGCTTTGAAAACGAGGGCATCAAGCGGCGTGTGCGGCAGCTGCGGGGGCTGCCGTTGCTCGTGGCCCTCCTGGACCACCCGCGGGCCGAGGTGCGGCGCCGGGCGTGCGGGGCACTGCGGAACCTTTCCTTCGGCCGGGACACGGACAACAAAGCGGCCATCCGGGACTGCGGGGGTGTTCCTGCCCTGGTGCGCCTGCTGCGGGCCGCCCGGGACAGCGAGGTTCGGGAGCTTGTCACAG GCACCCTCTGGAACCTATCATCCTATGAACCCCTGAAGATGGTCATCATTGATCATGGCCTGCAGACTTTGACCCATGAGGTCATCGTGCCCCACTCGGGCTGGGAGCGCGAGCCCAACGAGGACTCGAAGCCGCGGGATGCTGAGTGGACTACTGTCTTTAAGAACACATCCGGCTGCTTGAG GAATGTGAGCTCTGATGGTGCAGAGGCCCGGCGGCGACTCCGGGAGTGCGAAGGCTTGGTGGATGCGCTGCTGCATGCCCTGCAGTCTGCTGTGGGCAGGAAGGACACGGACAATAAG TCGGTGGAGAATTGCGTGTGCATCATGCGGAACCTGTCCTACCACGTGCACAAGGAGGTGCCGGGGGCTGACAGGTACCAGGAGTCGGAACCCGGGCCCCCAGGGGGCACTGTGGGCTCCCATCGCCGGAGGCGGGAAGATGCTGGCTGCTTTGGTGGCAAGAAGGTCAAAG GAAAGAAGGATGGTGAGATGGACCGGAACTTCGACACGTTGGATTTGCCCAAGCGAACCGAGGCCGCCAAAG GCTTTGAGCTGCTGTACCAGCCTGAGGTGGTACgtctctacctctctctcctcACCGAGAGCCGAAACTTCAACACTTTGGAGGCTGCGGCGGGAGCCCTACAGAACCTCAGTGCTGGCAACTGGATG TGGGCCACGTACATTCGCGCCACTGTGCGCAAAGAGCGTGGCCTACCTGTGCTGGTGGAATTGCTGCAGTCAGAAACTGACAAGGTGGTCCGCGCCGTGGCCATCGCCCTGCGCAACCTCTCCCTGGACCGTCGCAATAAAGACCTCATTG GAAGCTACGCAATGACAGAGCTGGTACGAAATGTGCGGAATGCACAAGCCCCAGCACGGCCCGGGGTCCGCCTTGAGGAGGACACGGTCGTCGCGGTGCTGAATACCATCCATGAGATTGTGTCAGACAGCCTGGACAACGCGCGCTCGCTCCTGCAGGCCCGTGGTGTCCCTGCGCTAGTGGCCCTGGGTGGTGCCAG TCAATCTGTGCGGGAGGCCAAGGCCGCATCCCACGTGTTGCAAACTGTGTGGAGTTACAAGGAGCTTCGAGGTGCCCTGCAAAGGGACGGCTGGACCAAGGCACGCTTCCAG tCCACTGCTGCTAACAACAAGGGACCCAAGGGAATGTCGAGTCCAGGAGGTTTTGATGATAGCACGCTGCCTCTGGTGGACAAGAGCCTTG ATGGTGAGAAGCCTGGGAGCCGGGACGCCATCCCCATGGAGGCCCTTGGCCCTG ACGGTTATTCCACAGTGGACCGGCGGGAGCGGAAAGCCCGAGGCAATGAACTTGTGGGGGCAGCTTCTGAGAAGGAGCCCCTGAAA CTGGAGCCCAGCAGGAAGGCCCCTCCTCCTGGGCCCAACAGGCCCTCGGTCCGGCTGGTGGACGCCGTGGGGGACGCCAAGCCTCATCCTGTTGACTCCTGGGTCTAG
- the ARVCF gene encoding splicing regulator ARVCF isoform X2 yields MEDCNVHSAASILASVKEQEARFERLTRALEQERRNVALQLERAQQPGMGSGGLGSGQPLPMAWQQLVLQEQSPGSEASLATMPEAPEVLEETVTVEEDPGTPTSHVSIVTSEDGTTRRTETKVTKTVKTVTTRTVRQLPVGPDGLPLLDSGPPLGPFPDGPLDRHFLLRGGVPAATLSRAYISSGGGFPDGPEPREVPSYGSLSRGLGTRPQRGGPLGPGPGDGCFTLPGRREPFPSGPEPVTPAGRSQPERFQAEPYGLEDDTRSLAAEDEGGPELESDYGTAPRRRPDCGRGLRARAYEDVADEGGELMEERPPFPAVTAPLAQPERGSLGSLDRMVRRSPSVDSARKEPRWRDPELPEVLAMLRHPVDPVKANAAAYLQHLCFENEGIKRRVRQLRGLPLLVALLDHPRAEVRRRACGALRNLSFGRDTDNKAAIRDCGGVPALVRLLRAARDSEVRELVTGTLWNLSSYEPLKMVIIDHGLQTLTHEVIVPHSGWEREPNEDSKPRDAEWTTVFKNTSGCLRNVSSDGAEARRRLRECEGLVDALLHALQSAVGRKDTDNKSVENCVCIMRNLSYHVHKEVPGADRYQESEPGPPGGTVGSHRRRREDAGCFGGKKVKGKKDGEMDRNFDTLDLPKRTEAAKGFELLYQPEVVRLYLSLLTESRNFNTLEAAAGALQNLSAGNWMWATYIRATVRKERGLPVLVELLQSETDKVVRAVAIALRNLSLDRRNKDLIGSYAMTELVRNVRNAQAPARPGVRLEEDTVVAVLNTIHEIVSDSLDNARSLLQARGVPALVALGGASQSVREAKAASHVLQTVWSYKELRGALQRDGWTKARFQSTAANNKGPKGMSSPGGFDDSTLPLVDKSLDGEKPGSRDAIPMEALGPDGYSTVDRRERKARGNELVGAASEKEPLKLEPSRKAPPPGPNRPSVRLVDAVGDAKPHPVDSWV; encoded by the exons GAGCAGAGCCCAGGCAGTGAGGCCTCGCTGGCCACGATGCCAGAGGCTCCCGAGGTGCTGGAGGAGACGGTGACAGTAGAGGAGGACCCCGGCACCCCCACGTCTCATGTGTCCATCGTCACTTCAGAAGATGGTACTACCCGGCGTACTGAGACGAAG GTCACTAAGACCGTGAAGACGGTGACCACGCGAACAGTACGCCAGCTGCCCGTGGGCCCAGATGGCCTCCCCCTGCTGGACAGCGGACCCCCACTCGGCCCTTTCCCTGATGGCCCCCTGGACCGACACTTCCTGCTGCGTGGGGGTGTCCCAGCAGCCACGCTCTCCCGCGCCTACATCAGCAGTGGGGGCGGCTTCCCTGATGGGCCCGAGCCCCGTGAAGTGCCCAGCTACGGCAGCCTGTCCCGGGGCCTGGGCACTCGGCCCCAGCGTGGTGGTCCCCTAGGCCCAGGCCCCGGTGATGGCTGCTTCACGCTACCCGGCCGCCGTGAGCCCTTCCCTTCGGGTCCTGAGCCCGTGACTCCGGCCGGCCGCTCCCAGCCCGAGCGCTTCCAGGCGGAGCCCTACGGCCTGGAGGACGATACACGTAGCTTGGCTGCGGAGGACGAGGGGGGCCCGGAGCTGGAGTCTGACTATGGCACGGCCCCCAGGAGGCGGCCTGATTGTGGGCGGGGCCTTCGTGCCAG GGCCTACGAGGATGTGGCGGATGAAGGTGGCGAACTGATGGAGGAGCGGCCCCCTTTCCCAGCCGTGACAGCACCCCTGGCCCAGCCAGAGAGGGGCAGCCTGGGCAGCCTAGACCGCATGGTACGGCGCTCGCCTTCGGTTGACAGTGCCCGCAAGGAGCCGCGATGGCGGGATCCTGAGCTGCCCGAGGTCCTTGCCATGCTGCGGCACCCTGTGGACCCCGTAAAGGCCAATGCAGCTGCCTACTTGCAGCACCTGTGCTTTGAAAACGAGGGCATCAAGCGGCGTGTGCGGCAGCTGCGGGGGCTGCCGTTGCTCGTGGCCCTCCTGGACCACCCGCGGGCCGAGGTGCGGCGCCGGGCGTGCGGGGCACTGCGGAACCTTTCCTTCGGCCGGGACACGGACAACAAAGCGGCCATCCGGGACTGCGGGGGTGTTCCTGCCCTGGTGCGCCTGCTGCGGGCCGCCCGGGACAGCGAGGTTCGGGAGCTTGTCACAG GCACCCTCTGGAACCTATCATCCTATGAACCCCTGAAGATGGTCATCATTGATCATGGCCTGCAGACTTTGACCCATGAGGTCATCGTGCCCCACTCGGGCTGGGAGCGCGAGCCCAACGAGGACTCGAAGCCGCGGGATGCTGAGTGGACTACTGTCTTTAAGAACACATCCGGCTGCTTGAG GAATGTGAGCTCTGATGGTGCAGAGGCCCGGCGGCGACTCCGGGAGTGCGAAGGCTTGGTGGATGCGCTGCTGCATGCCCTGCAGTCTGCTGTGGGCAGGAAGGACACGGACAATAAG TCGGTGGAGAATTGCGTGTGCATCATGCGGAACCTGTCCTACCACGTGCACAAGGAGGTGCCGGGGGCTGACAGGTACCAGGAGTCGGAACCCGGGCCCCCAGGGGGCACTGTGGGCTCCCATCGCCGGAGGCGGGAAGATGCTGGCTGCTTTGGTGGCAAGAAGGTCAAAG GAAAGAAGGATGGTGAGATGGACCGGAACTTCGACACGTTGGATTTGCCCAAGCGAACCGAGGCCGCCAAAG GCTTTGAGCTGCTGTACCAGCCTGAGGTGGTACgtctctacctctctctcctcACCGAGAGCCGAAACTTCAACACTTTGGAGGCTGCGGCGGGAGCCCTACAGAACCTCAGTGCTGGCAACTGGATG TGGGCCACGTACATTCGCGCCACTGTGCGCAAAGAGCGTGGCCTACCTGTGCTGGTGGAATTGCTGCAGTCAGAAACTGACAAGGTGGTCCGCGCCGTGGCCATCGCCCTGCGCAACCTCTCCCTGGACCGTCGCAATAAAGACCTCATTG GAAGCTACGCAATGACAGAGCTGGTACGAAATGTGCGGAATGCACAAGCCCCAGCACGGCCCGGGGTCCGCCTTGAGGAGGACACGGTCGTCGCGGTGCTGAATACCATCCATGAGATTGTGTCAGACAGCCTGGACAACGCGCGCTCGCTCCTGCAGGCCCGTGGTGTCCCTGCGCTAGTGGCCCTGGGTGGTGCCAG TCAATCTGTGCGGGAGGCCAAGGCCGCATCCCACGTGTTGCAAACTGTGTGGAGTTACAAGGAGCTTCGAGGTGCCCTGCAAAGGGACGGCTGGACCAAGGCACGCTTCCAG tCCACTGCTGCTAACAACAAGGGACCCAAGGGAATGTCGAGTCCAGGAGGTTTTGATGATAGCACGCTGCCTCTGGTGGACAAGAGCCTTG ATGGTGAGAAGCCTGGGAGCCGGGACGCCATCCCCATGGAGGCCCTTGGCCCTG ACGGTTATTCCACAGTGGACCGGCGGGAGCGGAAAGCCCGAGGCAATGAACTTGTGGGGGCAGCTTCTGAGAAGGAGCCCCTGAAA CTGGAGCCCAGCAGGAAGGCCCCTCCTCCTGGGCCCAACAGGCCCTCGGTCCGGCTGGTGGACGCCGTGGGGGACGCCAAGCCTCATCCTGTTGACTCCTGGGTCTAG